TTAAGCCACCATATTGTCAGATAAAGCCACAAACTGAGCTAAGGTTAAAGTCTCAGGACGTGCCATTGGATCGACACCGGCTTTTTCAAAACCATCTTCAGCCAACATGCCTTTTAAGCTGTTACGCAAGGTTTTACGGCGCTGAGTAAATACATGTGAGACCAAACGTGCCAAAGCTTTTTCATTCTTCGCCACAATCGGTTTGTCTTTATACGGCTCTAAACGAAACACAGCTGAAGTGACCTTAGGCGGCGGATTAAATGATCCCGGTGGCACTTCAAACAAAAACGTTGGCTTACAGAAATATTGAATCATCACTGACAAACGACCATATTCTTTGGTATTCGGTGCAGCAGTAATACGATCGACCACTTCTTTTTGCAACATAAAGTGCATGTCTTTCACTTGCCCACCAAACTCTAAGAGATGGAACAGTAAAGGCGTCGAAATGTTATATGGCAAGTTACCTACCACACGTAGTGGACGACCTTCTTGGAACAACTGTGAATAGTCGTAACGTAATGCATCGGTTTCAATAATGGTCAAACGTTCAGGATATGGCACACGACCCGGTAGGCCTGCAGCCAAATCACGGTCTAACTCAAGTACCGTTAAGGCATCACATTCACCAA
The sequence above is drawn from the Acinetobacter lanii genome and encodes:
- the rsmA gene encoding 16S rRNA (adenine(1518)-N(6)/adenine(1519)-N(6))-dimethyltransferase RsmA — translated: MYQINALNPKEEGHQARKRFGQNFLHDQRVIAKIVRSVNPRPGDNVLEIGPGLAALTSPLIGECDALTVLELDRDLAAGLPGRVPYPERLTIIETDALRYDYSQLFQEGRPLRVVGNLPYNISTPLLFHLLEFGGQVKDMHFMLQKEVVDRITAAPNTKEYGRLSVMIQYFCKPTFLFEVPPGSFNPPPKVTSAVFRLEPYKDKPIVAKNEKALARLVSHVFTQRRKTLRNSLKGMLAEDGFEKAGVDPMARPETLTLAQFVALSDNMVA